The proteins below come from a single Streptomyces sp. B3I8 genomic window:
- a CDS encoding fatty acyl-AMP ligase, producing MTDSSLLDGPSALHLLRRHAAERPGRAAVTFVHDHDAPDGARTLDYAALDAEARRVASWLQERCAPGDRVLLLHPPGLPFVTAFLGCLYAGTIAVPSPMPGQFRYQQRRVTGIALDAGVSVALTDTGQLDEARRWIDAEGLGFTVAASDSADFGAAGSWRDPSAAARDLVLLQYTSGSTGDPKGVMVDHGNLLHNADSLRRALGLREDTNFGGWIPLYHDMGLMGQLLPGLFLGSSCALMSPMAFLKRPHQWLGLIDRYDIGYSAAPDFAYELCVRRVTDAQLERLDLSRWRFAADGSEPIQASTLRDFAERFAPAGFRAEALAPCYGMAEATVFVSGLAGRPPRITPVDSDALEKHVLQPPPPGGPVRELVGCGNVPDLDVRIVDPDDGTVLPDGTTGEIWLRGPSVATGYWGRPDATEQTFGARTAEGEGPFLRTGDLGALQDGEIYVTGRSKDLLIVHGRNLYPQDIEHELRLRHPALATLAGTAFTVSVPREEIVVLHEVRGRFTEEQYEELARDMRTTVYQEFGVRTAGLVLLRPGSVRKTTSGKVQRGEMRRLFLDGVLTPVHAHLEPVVDALVNGEPA from the coding sequence ATGACCGACTCCTCGCTGCTGGACGGGCCCAGCGCCCTGCACCTGCTGCGCCGCCACGCCGCCGAACGGCCCGGCCGGGCGGCGGTCACCTTCGTCCACGACCACGACGCGCCCGACGGCGCCCGCACCCTCGACTACGCGGCACTCGACGCGGAGGCCCGGCGCGTGGCCTCCTGGCTCCAGGAGCGCTGCGCGCCCGGCGACCGTGTCCTGCTGCTGCACCCGCCGGGTCTGCCCTTCGTCACCGCGTTCCTGGGCTGCCTGTACGCGGGCACGATCGCGGTGCCCTCGCCGATGCCCGGACAGTTCCGGTACCAGCAGCGCCGGGTCACCGGCATCGCGCTGGACGCCGGGGTGAGCGTGGCGCTCACCGACACCGGACAGCTCGACGAGGCACGCCGCTGGATCGACGCCGAGGGCCTCGGCTTCACCGTGGCGGCCAGCGACAGTGCGGACTTCGGCGCCGCCGGCAGCTGGCGCGACCCCTCGGCCGCGGCCCGCGACCTGGTCCTGCTCCAGTACACCTCCGGGTCCACCGGCGACCCCAAGGGCGTCATGGTCGACCATGGCAATCTGCTGCACAACGCCGACAGCCTGCGCCGCGCCCTCGGGCTGCGCGAGGACACCAATTTCGGCGGCTGGATCCCGCTGTACCACGACATGGGCCTGATGGGGCAGCTGCTGCCCGGCCTGTTCCTCGGCAGCAGCTGCGCACTCATGTCTCCGATGGCGTTCCTCAAGCGCCCCCACCAGTGGCTCGGCCTCATCGACCGCTACGACATCGGATACTCGGCCGCGCCCGACTTCGCCTACGAGCTGTGCGTGCGCCGGGTGACCGACGCTCAGCTGGAGCGGCTCGACCTGTCCCGGTGGCGGTTCGCGGCCGACGGCTCCGAACCGATCCAGGCCTCCACCCTGCGCGACTTCGCCGAGCGCTTCGCCCCTGCCGGATTCCGCGCCGAGGCCCTCGCCCCCTGCTACGGGATGGCCGAGGCCACCGTCTTCGTGTCCGGCCTGGCCGGCCGGCCGCCCCGGATCACCCCCGTCGACTCCGACGCCCTGGAGAAGCACGTCCTGCAGCCCCCACCGCCCGGGGGACCGGTCCGCGAACTGGTGGGCTGCGGGAACGTGCCGGACCTCGACGTGCGGATCGTGGACCCGGACGACGGCACGGTACTGCCCGACGGCACCACGGGGGAGATCTGGCTGCGCGGTCCCAGCGTGGCCACGGGCTACTGGGGCCGGCCGGACGCCACCGAGCAGACCTTCGGCGCCCGTACCGCCGAAGGCGAAGGACCGTTCCTGCGTACGGGCGACCTGGGCGCCTTGCAGGACGGTGAGATCTATGTGACCGGACGCAGCAAGGACCTGCTGATCGTGCACGGCCGCAACCTCTACCCGCAGGACATCGAGCACGAACTGCGGCTCCGGCACCCCGCGCTCGCCACGCTGGCCGGCACCGCGTTCACCGTGTCCGTGCCGCGGGAGGAGATCGTCGTGCTGCACGAGGTCCGCGGCCGGTTCACCGAGGAGCAGTACGAGGAGCTGGCCCGGGACATGCGCACCACGGTCTACCAGGAGTTCGGGGTGCGTACGGCCGGCCTGGTCCTGCTCAGGCCCGGGTCGGTCCGCAAGACCACCAGCGGCAAGGTGCAGCGCGGCGAGATGCGCCGGCTGTTCCTCGACGGCGTCCTCACCCCCGTCCACGCCCACCTGGAACCGGTGGTGGACGCGCTGGTGAACGGGGAACCCGCGTGA
- a CDS encoding acyl-CoA dehydrogenase family protein, giving the protein MSGGAADWPTGLPGILETAMDAAADGPFHPATSARLDAREEFPAEACAVLDACGIARAYVPAALGGAPGGLPELVAALRAVARRDVTVAVAHGKTFLGSVPTWVAGRDDQRRDLAAEILDGAVVSWGLTEPGHGSDLLAGELTAVPAPDGGWRLDGVKWPVNNATRGRLVSVLARTASEGGPRGFSLFLVDKQGLAPGSWRPLPKEPTHGVRGADISGVRFEGARVPEDALTGRAGDGLEIVLRSLQLTRTVCTSLSLGAGEHALRLAHGFAAGRALHGTVLSRLPLARRVLGRAAASLALADAASLLSARSAHCLTGEMSVVSAVVKAGVPDLVQSAIDDLAELIGARGFLTDHYEHGRFQKLERDHRVVAIFDGSTAVNRSALISQFPLLARRMTTGGHDNAGLATAVSAGPLPPLDFGALRLTSRTGCSVVQALPAAAGRLSALAAAGTVPERVHDLAGALAEESAAVADAMAGPYPAGRDTPPEAFETARRYERCYAGAAAAHLLLADPGDPERVTLLTAALERALELLRPGHEAPQEAYEPTAATLSRPAKELMA; this is encoded by the coding sequence GTGAGCGGCGGCGCGGCGGACTGGCCGACCGGTCTGCCCGGCATCCTGGAGACCGCCATGGACGCCGCGGCGGACGGGCCGTTCCACCCGGCGACCAGTGCCCGGCTGGACGCCCGGGAGGAATTCCCCGCCGAGGCCTGCGCGGTCCTGGACGCCTGCGGCATCGCCCGTGCCTACGTGCCGGCCGCACTGGGCGGCGCACCCGGCGGCCTGCCCGAGCTGGTCGCGGCGCTGCGCGCGGTGGCCCGCCGGGACGTGACCGTCGCCGTCGCGCACGGCAAGACCTTCCTGGGCTCGGTTCCGACCTGGGTGGCCGGCCGGGACGACCAGCGTCGGGATCTCGCCGCCGAGATCCTCGACGGCGCGGTGGTGTCCTGGGGGCTGACCGAACCCGGGCACGGCAGCGACCTGCTGGCCGGCGAGCTGACCGCCGTGCCCGCGCCGGACGGGGGCTGGCGGCTCGACGGCGTCAAGTGGCCCGTCAACAACGCCACCCGGGGTCGCCTCGTCTCGGTGCTGGCCCGTACCGCGTCCGAGGGCGGACCGCGCGGGTTCAGCCTGTTCCTCGTCGACAAGCAGGGGCTGGCGCCGGGCAGTTGGCGCCCCCTGCCCAAGGAGCCCACGCACGGCGTCCGGGGCGCCGACATCAGCGGCGTCCGCTTCGAGGGCGCGCGGGTCCCCGAGGACGCCCTGACCGGCCGGGCCGGCGACGGCCTGGAGATCGTCCTGCGCTCCCTCCAGCTGACCAGGACCGTCTGCACCTCCCTGTCGCTGGGCGCCGGGGAACACGCGCTGCGGCTGGCCCACGGGTTCGCGGCCGGGCGCGCCCTGCACGGCACCGTCCTGTCACGGCTCCCGCTGGCCCGCCGGGTGCTCGGACGGGCGGCGGCCTCGCTCGCGCTCGCCGACGCCGCCTCGCTGCTGTCGGCGCGCTCGGCCCACTGCCTGACCGGGGAGATGAGCGTGGTGTCGGCGGTCGTCAAGGCCGGTGTGCCGGACCTCGTCCAGTCGGCCATCGACGACCTCGCCGAACTCATCGGCGCGCGTGGCTTCCTGACCGACCACTACGAGCACGGCCGCTTCCAGAAACTCGAACGCGACCACCGTGTCGTCGCCATCTTCGACGGCAGCACCGCGGTGAACCGCTCCGCGCTGATCAGCCAGTTCCCCCTGCTTGCCCGCCGGATGACCACCGGCGGGCACGACAACGCGGGTCTCGCCACCGCCGTTTCCGCGGGACCGCTCCCGCCGCTCGACTTCGGGGCGTTGCGCCTGACGAGCCGTACCGGCTGCAGCGTGGTGCAGGCGCTGCCCGCCGCCGCCGGCCGGCTCTCCGCGCTCGCCGCCGCCGGCACCGTACCGGAGCGGGTCCACGACCTGGCCGGGGCCCTGGCCGAGGAGTCGGCCGCGGTCGCGGACGCCATGGCGGGCCCGTACCCGGCCGGCCGCGACACACCCCCCGAGGCGTTCGAGACCGCCCGTCGCTACGAACGCTGCTACGCGGGCGCCGCGGCCGCCCACCTGCTGCTCGCGGACCCCGGCGACCCAGAGCGCGTCACCCTCCTCACAGCCGCCCTCGAAAGGGCCCTGGAACTGCTGCGCCCGGGCCACGAGGCACCGCAGGAGGCGTACGAGCCGACAGCGGCGACGCTCTCGCGACCGGCGAAGGAGCTGATGGCATGA
- a CDS encoding thioester reductase domain-containing protein: MNTSTPPLANDPLAQTAWAAFRTRLREFAADQLPEAMVPSRFVVLPELPKLPNGKVDRGRLPAVPDGDGAGTAYVAPRTPLEIELAGIWADLLGVGQVGLKDNFFELGGDSLAAAQMAARLRAATGLQVSLRGLFDHPTPERLARHLGAQDGPAPTADSGRHPRSIAGADLAAEAVLPADIEPADGALPPAPTPYTTVLLTGGTGYTGAFLMRELLDRSDAHLYVLVRSDTPRQAADRVRAAMELYGVWRDGDGERFTGVPGDLARPYFGLDHGTYRRLARDVQMIVHNGAWSSYALPYRRLKPVNVLGTQEVLRLAARHRIKPVHYISSLAVYPGRPGEQRWAEDAAAGPEGVVGGYRQTKWVGDRMMAQAHERGLPTCVYRPGQITGAQTTGACAEDTFLNATLKGCVQLGAALEFDVFLEMTPVDFCAAAVAHIALGGRGHGTAFNLPGGHPLAWDRLVELLGECGYPLRGLSYADWYAELTRAVERGEENELARFLPLFDSDRPAEDLGYRGSRPVFDTTNLRAALAGSGIVCLPPERELVGRYLDHFEATRFLPARAERTAP; this comes from the coding sequence GTGAACACATCCACCCCGCCCCTGGCCAACGATCCACTGGCCCAGACGGCCTGGGCCGCCTTCCGCACCCGGCTGCGGGAGTTCGCCGCCGACCAGCTGCCGGAGGCGATGGTCCCCTCCCGTTTCGTCGTCCTGCCCGAGCTGCCCAAGCTGCCCAACGGCAAAGTGGACCGCGGCCGGCTGCCCGCGGTGCCCGACGGTGACGGTGCCGGCACCGCCTACGTGGCGCCGCGGACGCCCCTGGAGATCGAGCTCGCCGGCATCTGGGCAGATCTGCTCGGCGTCGGCCAGGTCGGCCTGAAGGACAATTTCTTCGAACTGGGCGGCGACTCCCTCGCGGCGGCGCAGATGGCGGCCCGGCTGCGTGCGGCGACCGGCCTCCAGGTGAGCCTGCGCGGCCTGTTCGACCACCCGACCCCGGAACGCCTGGCCCGCCACCTCGGCGCTCAGGACGGCCCGGCGCCCACCGCGGACAGCGGCCGGCACCCGCGGTCGATCGCCGGCGCGGACCTGGCGGCGGAGGCCGTGCTGCCCGCCGACATCGAACCGGCGGACGGCGCACTCCCGCCGGCGCCGACGCCGTACACCACCGTCCTGCTCACCGGAGGCACCGGATACACCGGGGCGTTCCTGATGCGTGAGCTGCTCGACCGGTCCGACGCCCATCTGTACGTCCTGGTGCGCTCGGACACGCCCCGGCAGGCCGCGGACCGGGTCCGGGCGGCGATGGAGCTGTACGGGGTGTGGCGGGACGGCGACGGTGAACGGTTCACCGGGGTGCCCGGCGACCTCGCCCGGCCCTACTTCGGGCTCGACCACGGCACCTACCGACGGCTCGCCCGCGACGTGCAGATGATCGTCCACAACGGTGCCTGGTCCAGCTACGCGCTGCCGTACCGGCGGCTCAAGCCGGTCAACGTGCTCGGCACCCAGGAGGTGCTGCGGCTCGCCGCACGGCACCGGATCAAGCCGGTGCACTACATCTCCTCCCTCGCGGTCTATCCGGGCCGGCCCGGGGAGCAGCGCTGGGCGGAGGACGCGGCGGCCGGCCCCGAGGGAGTGGTCGGCGGGTACCGGCAGACCAAGTGGGTCGGCGACCGCATGATGGCGCAGGCCCACGAACGGGGCCTGCCCACCTGCGTCTACCGGCCCGGTCAGATCACCGGAGCCCAGACCACGGGCGCCTGCGCCGAGGACACGTTCCTCAACGCCACCCTCAAAGGCTGCGTCCAGCTCGGCGCGGCCCTGGAGTTCGACGTGTTCCTGGAGATGACCCCGGTCGACTTCTGCGCCGCGGCGGTCGCCCACATCGCCCTCGGGGGACGGGGCCACGGCACCGCCTTCAACCTGCCGGGCGGCCATCCGCTCGCCTGGGACCGGCTGGTCGAGCTGCTCGGCGAGTGCGGTTACCCGCTGCGCGGGCTCTCGTACGCCGACTGGTACGCCGAGCTGACCCGGGCCGTCGAACGGGGCGAGGAGAACGAACTCGCGCGCTTCCTGCCCCTGTTCGACTCCGACCGGCCTGCCGAGGACCTCGGTTACCGGGGCAGCCGGCCCGTCTTCGACACCACCAACCTGCGGGCGGCGCTGGCCGGTTCGGGCATCGTCTGCCTGCCACCCGAGCGTGAGCTGGTCGGCCGCTACCTCGACCACTTCGAAGCCACCCGCTTCCTGCCCGCGCGCGCCGAGAGGACAGCCCCATGA